One genomic window of Equus caballus isolate H_3958 breed thoroughbred chromosome 6, TB-T2T, whole genome shotgun sequence includes the following:
- the OR6C1T gene encoding olfactory receptor family 6 subfamily C member 1T isoform X1: MRNQTETTGFILLGLSDDPKLQVVIFVFLLISYMLSITGNLTIITLTLLDSHLQTPMYFFLRNFSLLEVSFTTVTTPKFLGTIISGDKTISFNDCMAQLFFYILLGVTEFYLLAAMSYDRYIAICKPLHYMTIMNRRVCTLLVFASWLASFLIIFPSLMLFIQLNYCKSNVVDHYTCDYFPLLHLSCSDTKFLETMGFSCAVFTLMFTLALIILSYIYIIRTILRIPSTSQRTKAFSTCSSHMIVISISYGSCIFMYINPSAKDRVSLSKGVAVLNTSVAPMLNPFIYSLRNQQKQVKDAFKHMVKRIEFFSVK; the protein is encoded by the exons ATGAGAAACCAGACAGAAACAACAGGGTTTATCCTCCTGGGACTGTCAGATGACCCAAAGCTCCAGGTGGTGATCTTTGTCTTTCTGCTCATCTCCTACATGCTCAGCATCACTGGGAACCTGACCATCATCACCCTCACCCTGCTGGATTCCCACCTCCAGacccccatgtatttcttcctcagaAATTTCTCCTTGTTAGAAGTTTCATTCACAACTGTCACTACACCCAAGTTCCTAGGCACCATTATTTCAGGAGATAAAACCATTTCTTTTAATGATTGTATGGCTCAGTTATTTTTTTACATTCTCTTAGGAGTCACCGAATTTTACCTTCTGGCTGCCATGTCCTATGACCGTTATATTGCCATCTGCAAACCTCTGCATTACATGACCATCATGAATCGGAGAGTCTGCACACTCCTTGTCTTTGCTTCCTGGCTGGCTTCGTTCTTAATCATATTCCCATCACTCATGCTATTCATACAGCTCAATTACTGTAAGTCCAATGTTGTAGACCATTATACTTGTGATTATTTCCCCTTACTACACCTTTCTTGTTCAGACACAAAATTCCTAGAGACAATGGGTTTTTCTTGTGCTGTTTTTACTCTAATGTTCACTTTGGCATTAATAATTCTGTCTTACATATATATCATCAGAACCATTTTGAGAATTCCTTCTACTAGTCAGAGGACAAAGGCATTTTCCACGTGTTCTTCCCACATGATTGTCATCTCCATCTCTTATGGCAGCTGCATTTTCATGTACATTAATCCATCAGCAAAAGACAGAGTATCTCTGAGCAAGGGAGTTGCTGTGCTCAACACCTCAGTGgcccccatgctgaacccctttATTTACAGCCTAAGGAATCAGCAA aaacaagtgaaagatGCTTTTAAGCACATGGTGAAAAGGATAGAATTTTTCTCAGTGAAGTGA
- the OR6C1T gene encoding olfactory receptor family 6 subfamily C member 1T, which translates to MRNQTETTGFILLGLSDDPKLQVVIFVFLLISYMLSITGNLTIITLTLLDSHLQTPMYFFLRNFSLLEVSFTTVTTPKFLGTIISGDKTISFNDCMAQLFFYILLGVTEFYLLAAMSYDRYIAICKPLHYMTIMNRRVCTLLVFASWLASFLIIFPSLMLFIQLNYCKSNVVDHYTCDYFPLLHLSCSDTKFLETMGFSCAVFTLMFTLALIILSYIYIIRTILRIPSTSQRTKAFSTCSSHMIVISISYGSCIFMYINPSAKDRVSLSKGVAVLNTSVAPMLNPFIYSLRNQQVKLAFMDMARKTLFFSSKYKHAVS; encoded by the coding sequence ATGAGAAACCAGACAGAAACAACAGGGTTTATCCTCCTGGGACTGTCAGATGACCCAAAGCTCCAGGTGGTGATCTTTGTCTTTCTGCTCATCTCCTACATGCTCAGCATCACTGGGAACCTGACCATCATCACCCTCACCCTGCTGGATTCCCACCTCCAGacccccatgtatttcttcctcagaAATTTCTCCTTGTTAGAAGTTTCATTCACAACTGTCACTACACCCAAGTTCCTAGGCACCATTATTTCAGGAGATAAAACCATTTCTTTTAATGATTGTATGGCTCAGTTATTTTTTTACATTCTCTTAGGAGTCACCGAATTTTACCTTCTGGCTGCCATGTCCTATGACCGTTATATTGCCATCTGCAAACCTCTGCATTACATGACCATCATGAATCGGAGAGTCTGCACACTCCTTGTCTTTGCTTCCTGGCTGGCTTCGTTCTTAATCATATTCCCATCACTCATGCTATTCATACAGCTCAATTACTGTAAGTCCAATGTTGTAGACCATTATACTTGTGATTATTTCCCCTTACTACACCTTTCTTGTTCAGACACAAAATTCCTAGAGACAATGGGTTTTTCTTGTGCTGTTTTTACTCTAATGTTCACTTTGGCATTAATAATTCTGTCTTACATATATATCATCAGAACCATTTTGAGAATTCCTTCTACTAGTCAGAGGACAAAGGCATTTTCCACGTGTTCTTCCCACATGATTGTCATCTCCATCTCTTATGGCAGCTGCATTTTCATGTACATTAATCCATCAGCAAAAGACAGAGTATCTCTGAGCAAGGGAGTTGCTGTGCTCAACACCTCAGTGgcccccatgctgaacccctttATTTACAGCCTAAGGAATCAGCAAGTCAAACTAGCCTTCATGGACATGGCGAGGAAGACTCTATTCTTCTCAAGCAAGTATAAACATGCAGTGTCGTGA